In Eubacteriales bacterium mix99, the DNA window TTCTATCAAAAACAGCCGGGATTGAAAAGATCTGAAGGTATGCTGTTGAATTATGCCGACAGGCAGATGCTGTCTTCCGAACTTCGGATACTGCTGCCAATTCGTGATCCTGCTAATGATTGACATTGGATTGCCGGGAATGGTAGAATTAAATTGTAGAAAAATTAACGTAATGAGAGGGGAGGGATTCACAATTGGCAAAGCAGAAAAATTATGTTTCGGAAGCGGTGATGCGGCGTATTCCAAGATACTACCGTTATTTAACAGACATTGAAAAAATGGGGACGGAACGGATATCCTCCAGGGAACTCAGTCAGCGTATGAGATTAACCGCTTCTCAGATTCGACAGGATTTCAATTGCTTTGGTGGATTTGGGCAGCAGGGTTATGGCTATAATGTCAGTGAGCTCCGGCAGGAGCTTCAAAAGATATTGGGCCTGAATATGGACCATCATGTCATTGTGATCGGTGCGGGGAATCTTGGACAGGCCCTTGCCAATTATAACGGATTCAAAAAAGATGGTTTTCTTGTCGAAGGGTTGTTCGATATCAATCCCAGGCTGATCGGAATTTCCATCCGGGGCATCAATATTTATGATCTGGATGATCTGGAGCGCTTTACAGATCAAAATCCGATCCAGATCGCTGCCATTTGTACTCCCAAGGAAAAAGCCCAGGAAGTTACGGACCGGGTTATCCGCAATGGCATTAAGGGAATATGGAACTTTGCGGCGGTTGACATTACCGTTCCGCAGGACGTGGTTGTGGAGAATGTCCACCTGAGTGACAGTCTTTATACGCTTTCTTTTCGGATGAATGATTATTGATGTCCGCTGCTATTTCAAAAATTACATTGACCGGATGAATAGGGACATAGCCCCTTTGGCGGATCAGGGAGGGGCTTTTCCTTATTGAACGCAGTTTTGCTTTTCATTTCCCGCAAAGCATATTATAATAAAGGAAGTTTCATGAAGTTTCATGATGAGGTGATAAGTTTGTATCCATTGTTTTTTCGCCCTGTTTATAAGGAAAGAATATGGGGCGGCAGAAAGCTGTCAGAAAAATATCATAGAAATCTGCCCGACGGCAAAATTGGAGAGAGCTGGGAGATTGCCTGCCTGCAGAACGGAATGGGCATCATTGTGAACGGTTCGCTGAAGGGGTTCAGCCTGAAGGACGCCATCGACAAATATGGTGAAGAATTGCTGGGATCTGCAGTTTATCAGGATCCATACCGCAGGTTTCCGCTTTTGATCAAGATTCTGGACGCTTCGGATGTTCTGTCCGTTCAGGTTCATCCCGACAATCAATACGCTGCCCTGCATGAGAACGGAGGATCGGGCAAGACGGAGATGTGGTATGTGATTGATGCCGAGCCGGGAGCCCGGCTGGTGTACGGCGTACGCCGGGGAATCTCCAGAGAGGAGTTTCGCAGCAGCCTGGAGCAGGGGAAGCTGGAGGATTGTCTCAGGGAGCTGGAGGTAAAGCCAGGTGATGTGCTGTACATTCCGGCCGGACTGGTACATGCCATAGGGGCAGGAATTCTGATTTGTGAGATTCAGCAAAGTTCTGATACCACTTACCGGGTTTACGACTGGAACCGGGTGGATGCGGATGGCAGGCCCCGGCAGCTCCATAAGGAAAAGGCGCTGGACGTGATTGACTTTGAAGGCAGGTATACCAGGACCGCTCTGTCGGGATTGACTCTGGAGGAAGAAGGAGGCCGACGTACTCTGTATGTAGCCTGTGATTATTTTGCCATGGAAAAGCTGGAGATAGACGGAAGCATGAAGCTTTACCTGGACGGCAAACGGTTTCAGACCCTGACCTGTGTGGAAGGATCCGCTGTCATTCAATATGAAAGAGGTTCGAAAAATCTGGCATCCGGCAGTTCGTGTCTGATCCCGGCTTCCCTGAATTCTTTTGTCCTGAAGGGGAAGGGCACGGTGATCCGCGCCTATGTGCCGGACAAGGAGAGCAATGTTCTGGATCCGCTGAGAAAACGGGGCTATACGGAGGAGGATTGGTCCGTGATAGCGGGTTTGTGACAGCAGCAGCTTTAGGATAGTGGAATGAATCAGACGGCAGAACCGTTTAGGAGGATGATATGTCGGATCAAGAGGACAGAAAAGACTTTATCGAAGGGGAGTATGAGGTGGTGAACGAAAAGGACGCCCGGGAAGATCCGGGCTCGGGAGGATATTATTCTCCGGGTTTTCTGTATATGGATTCCCGTCCGCCTTATGTGACGTATGTTTTTTTGGGACTGAACATCGCCGCATACCTGCTGATGCGCATTGCAGGGGCGTATTTTAATTTAAATCAAAGTGAGCAGCTGCTGGTGTTTGGAGCAAAGGTCAATGTACTGATCGCCCATGGGCAGTATTGGCGGCTGTTGACTGCCATGTTTCTCCATGTCGGCCTCCTTCATCTGCTTTTCAACTCCTATGCGCTTTATGTATATGGTCCGGTGGTGGAACGATTGTTTGGCAAGGCAAAGTTTGCGCTGATTTATTTGTTGTCCGGCCTGACGGGAAGTCTGTTCAGCTATCTGTTCAGTGACAACAGTGCGGCAGGGGCTTCCGGCGCCATATTCGGACTGCTGGGATCCCTCCTGTATTTCCGGCAGCGGAACAGGGAAGTGTTCCATCGTGTGTTTGGAACGGGTCTGCTGATGGTCATTGGCATCAACCTGTTTTTCGGAATGGTACAGCCGGGGATTGATAACTGGGGACACATCGGCGGATTGGCAGGCGGTTATCTGGTTGGGAATGCCGTCGGACTTTTCCGGGAAAGCGGATTTCAGATGAAAAAGCTGCTGACCTGGGTTCTGATCGCCTTGATTTTTCTTTTTGGCTTGTGGTATGGCGGAGAAAAATATAGGATAGGCAGCTATCCCCGTCTGCCAGGATCCCCCGTACCCGAAGCACCACAGCCGGGGAATAGGAATACCCTGCAGCGTGAGGCTCTTCCAGACAGAGGCATCGATGCGAAGGCTGCTTTGACAATTCATGGATTAACAGAAAAGGGGAGAGAGGTGCAGGGTGGAAAACGTTTCCATTATAAAATGCGGGGACTACACGTCGGAACAGGTTTATCAGGCGGTGTCCCGAAGCATTGGGCTTCTGGGCGGTATGGATCATTTTGTGAAGCCGGGCGAGAAGGTATTACTGAAATGTAACCTGCTGATGAAAAAGAGTCCGGAGGAAGCGACGACGACCCATCCGGAAGTGGCGGCGGCTGTTGCCAGGCTGGTCCGGGAGGCCGGTGCCGTTCCAGTTCTTGCCGACAGCCCCAGCGGGCTTTTCAATGTGCATGCCCTGAGGGTGGTTTACCGGGGATGCGGAATGGAGAAGATCGCCCGGCGGGATCATGTTGCGCTGAATGAAAACGTCGGGGAAACGGAGGTTTTCCATCCGGAGGGAAAGATTATCCGAAGTCTGACGGTGATGGAGATCCTTCAGGAAGTCGATGCCGTGATAGACATTGCCAAGCTCAAGACCCACGGCATGACGATCTATACCGGAGCAGTAAAAAATCTGTTCGGGGTGATCCCAGGGACGGCAAAGGCGGAATATCATCTGCGGATGAAGCGCCTGGAGGACTTCTCCAATATGCTGGTGGATATCTGCACCTATGTGAAACCCGTGCTTTCCGTTATGGACGCAGTGGTTGGAATGGAAGGGCAGGGACCTTCCGCAGGGGATCCCAGGAAGATCGGAGCGATCCTGGCAAGCGAAAGTCCCTTTGCACTGGATGTGGCGGCCTGTTCCATGGTGGGGATTGACCCGGACGCGGTGTGCACCATCCAAAGGGCACGGGAAAGGGGACTGTGCAGCAGCCGGCTGCAGGATCTGACATTGCTTGGCGATCCCATGGAGGATCTGCTTGTGCGGGATTTTCGGATACCGGAACACAAACATGTGGGCATGGTGGAACAATATTTCGGCAAGGACAGCCGGATTGGCCGGTTTATTAACTTTCATTTCGGCCCCAGGCCGGTTTTTCTCCAGGAAGGCTGCATAGGGTGTGGGAACTGCGCAGGGAACTGTCCGCCAAAGGCCATCACCATGGTGAACCACAGGCCGGAAGTCGATTTGAAAAAATGTATCCGATGCTATTGCTGCCAGGAGCTGTGCCCGCAGAAAACCGTTGCAATCAAACGCAGCTGGTTGTTCCGGATCTTTCAGTAAAAAGGTCCGGAATATTCCTTAAGAATGCCGTAAGGCTTATGCTCAATGATAGGATCCCGGATTTATTGGTTCCATGAGTGCATACAGAAATTTGAAACTTTTGGCATCTGTACAGCGGGTTATATCCGATAAAGACATACGCAATACATTGGTTCAGGTCGGATTGGATCCGGACAGCCGGAAGCCGGTACGCAAATATTCGCTGGGCATGCGTCATCGTCTTGGAATTGCCCAGGCCATTATGGAAAAGCCCAAATTGTTGGTGCTTGATGAGCCAATGAATGGTCTGGACAAGCAAGGCGTTACGGAAATCCGGCAAAATGAACTGAAAAGTTCATGAAAATAATACTAAATAATGCCGCTGTATTCTTTAGCTACCGGTGTAGCCCCACCGTGGCAAGGAACTGATCCAACCCATTCCGGCCGTCGGACGTCACCTTGAATACCCCGGCATCGGTAAGTACCTGCTGACATACGGCTCCCACCTCATTTTTCAGTACGGACTCTGCTTCCGGTTCGGACAGGCTGCTGCCGTACTGGCTTATCAGCTCCCTGATCCATGTGCTGTGGGAATGCAGCGGATGCTCCGGATCGTCCAGGCGATCCACGCTTTCCTTTGCCGTTCCGGTCAGGTGTTCCTTCAGGCCGCCCAGCTCTTTCTGCAGCCGTCCCGGCAGGATGAACAGGCCCATCACTTCGATCAGGCCGATATTCTCCTTCTTGATATGGTGCAGCGCCGGATGGGGATGAAAGATCCCCAGAGGGTATTTCTCACTGGTCCGGTTGTTCCGGAAGACCAGGTCCAGTTCAAAACTTTCATCCGGTTTCCTTCTGGCAATGGGAGTAATGGTATTGTGGGGAATATGATTTCCCTTCGGATCGGTGGTGAAAGCCAGGATCTCACGTTCCGGATCGGAATATTTCCTCCAGGCGGTCAGGATCCGGAAGGCCAGATCTCCCAGCTTTTCCGGATCGGAGCTGAGCAGGCGAAGCGTGGACATGGGCCAGCGAACCACAGCTGCCTGAACATCCGGGAACCCGTCGCAGACAAGGGAATATTCCTCATGTGCTTTTTCCATGGGAAAAACGGAACGGCCCCCCTGAAAATGATCGTGGTTCAGGATGGATCCGCCGACAATGGGAAGATCCGCATTGGAGCCGATAAAATAGTGGGGGAAGATGTCCAGGAATTGGAACAGGCGGTCAAAGGTCTCCCGGGTCAGCTTCATGGGGACGTGCTTCTCCTTCAGGACAATGCAGTGTTCATTGTAATAAACATAGGGGGAATACTGGAAGTACCAGGTTTCCCCGCACAGATCCAGGGGCAGGGTACGGTGCGTCTGGCGGGCAGGATGATCGATTCTCCCTGCGTACCCTACATTCTCCGGGCAGAGCAGACATTTGGGATAGCCGGATTGAGGAGCGCTTTTGAGTGCAGCGATTTCCCTGGGGTCTTTTTCCGGCTTGGTCAGATTGATGGTGATGTTCAGATTGCCAAAAGAGCTTTTATAATCCCATTTCCGGTTTTTTGCAATACGATCCATTCTTATGTAATCGGACTTTCGGCACAGACAATAAAAATAATCCGTTGCGGCACGGATGCCATCCCTGCGCTGAAAATCCTTGAATTTACGGAGGATCTCGGACGGCCTGGGCAGAAGCAGTCCCATAATACGGGTGTCCAGCAGATCCCGGAAGGTCTGCGTGTTTTCCTCCAGAATTCCTTTTTCATAGCAGTAGTCCAGGAACTTTTCCAGAATCGGTGTGGCATACTCCGGCACCCTGGTTTTGTCCCATACCTCTTCGGGATGGGACAAAGGCTCTCGGATTTCAAGGAAATCCATCAGCCGGTTTCGCATGAAAACCACATCGCTCTCTTCAATCAGCTTATTTTGCACGGCAAAGTGCAGCAGTTCCTCCATTAAAACCGATCCACGATCTTCATCAGCGTTCATAACAGTCCGTACACCTCTTCTTGATTAGTCTCTTTTTGTTCCAGTTTATACTATGCAGCCGGAAGGAATCCTTTCCTGTCCGGCTGCAAAAATGGTCCCGGCATCCGTTTCATTCATTCCAATAAGGGTTCAGGTGCAGTGTTCCGAAGGGGCGGACATTTAAAATGGTGACCGCTTTGTCTCCGAAGATTTTCTCCATTTGTTCCACATACTCGGCGAGGCAGGAGTCCGGCAGATAAACCTGGATGGTTCCGGCAAATCCCCCGCCGTGTACCCGGCATGCGCCTTCTCCCTTTTGCCGGATGAAGTTTTCCGTTACCGCCAGTGCCAGGGGGACTCCCTGTTCCTGCGGATTCTGATTGGAATAACAGTTCTGGAGAAACCGCCAGGAACTGCTGCCGGATTCGTTGACCATATCCAGGAAATCCCGGAACCGGTCTTCCTCCAAAGCTCTCGCCTGACGAACGACCCTTTGGTCGTCGCCAAAGAAATGCATCGCCCGTAGGATCGCCCGGTCGCCCACCTTTTTCCGGAGAGTCGGGATGTTTTCGATCAGTTCCTCCATGGTCAGCTCCCGCAGAACCTTTTTTCCCAAAGCCTCTGCCACCTGCTTCATTTCCCGGGGAACGTCTGCATAATCCTGAGTCAGATCGGCATGATTCCCGCCGGTGTCCACAACCAGCATGTGGTATCCGTGGGCTGCCGGATCAAAATTGATCTTGCGGATGGCAGGTCTCTCGTTGTCCTTAAAGTCTATGGTTATAAACCCGCCAACGGCACAGGCCATTTGATCCATCAGTCCACAGGGCTTCCCAAAGAAGATGTTTTCCGCATATTGACCAACGACGGCCAGCAAAGCAGGTGCCAACCGGTCATCGTTGTACAGGGCATTCAGAATGGTCCCCAGCAGGACCTCTATGGAAGCGGAGGAGCTGAGGCCGGAGCCTCTGGCGACCGAACTGGCTACATACGCCCGGAATCCGCCGATGGAAAAGCCAAGCTGACGGAACCGGGCAGCAATTCCACGGATCAGGGCCGTCGTGGTTTCCTTTTCCTCCGGTATGGGTTCCAGGGTGCTTAAATCCGCCTGAAATACCTCAGGATAACCTTCGGAACAAATGGTGATTTTGTTGTCCCTGGTTTTTTCTGCTGTGGCAATGGTATCGAAGTGCACCGCTGCGGCCAGGACATGGCCCGCATTGTGGTCCGTATGGTTGCCGCCCACTTCGGTACGTCCCGGTGTACTGAACAGATGAATCGGGGCCGACGCATCCGGGAACTGTTCCTGATACGTTTCAATCAGCTTTTGATAACGGGTTATCTGTGTACGTACTGTCTGTTCCTTTCCCCCGTATAATTTGGCAAATAGATCCTTCGTTTCTGTACTTTCCAATTGAGCATGAATATTCTGAAAAGAAAAATTCTCCTCGTGCATGTGTGACTCCTTTCCCGGCATTGGTTCCCTTGCTTTAGCTATTAATTCCTTTTGATTTTACAGAAAAGCGGCAGCTTTTCTGATTACTTTACGTTTCAGACTCCATTTCGTCGT includes these proteins:
- a CDS encoding class I mannose-6-phosphate isomerase, which produces MKFHDEVISLYPLFFRPVYKERIWGGRKLSEKYHRNLPDGKIGESWEIACLQNGMGIIVNGSLKGFSLKDAIDKYGEELLGSAVYQDPYRRFPLLIKILDASDVLSVQVHPDNQYAALHENGGSGKTEMWYVIDAEPGARLVYGVRRGISREEFRSSLEQGKLEDCLRELEVKPGDVLYIPAGLVHAIGAGILICEIQQSSDTTYRVYDWNRVDADGRPRQLHKEKALDVIDFEGRYTRTALSGLTLEEEGGRRTLYVACDYFAMEKLEIDGSMKLYLDGKRFQTLTCVEGSAVIQYERGSKNLASGSSCLIPASLNSFVLKGKGTVIRAYVPDKESNVLDPLRKRGYTEEDWSVIAGL
- a CDS encoding UDP-glucose--hexose-1-phosphate uridylyltransferase — encoded protein: MNADEDRGSVLMEELLHFAVQNKLIEESDVVFMRNRLMDFLEIREPLSHPEEVWDKTRVPEYATPILEKFLDYCYEKGILEENTQTFRDLLDTRIMGLLLPRPSEILRKFKDFQRRDGIRAATDYFYCLCRKSDYIRMDRIAKNRKWDYKSSFGNLNITINLTKPEKDPREIAALKSAPQSGYPKCLLCPENVGYAGRIDHPARQTHRTLPLDLCGETWYFQYSPYVYYNEHCIVLKEKHVPMKLTRETFDRLFQFLDIFPHYFIGSNADLPIVGGSILNHDHFQGGRSVFPMEKAHEEYSLVCDGFPDVQAAVVRWPMSTLRLLSSDPEKLGDLAFRILTAWRKYSDPEREILAFTTDPKGNHIPHNTITPIARRKPDESFELDLVFRNNRTSEKYPLGIFHPHPALHHIKKENIGLIEVMGLFILPGRLQKELGGLKEHLTGTAKESVDRLDDPEHPLHSHSTWIRELISQYGSSLSEPEAESVLKNEVGAVCQQVLTDAGVFKVTSDGRNGLDQFLATVGLHR
- a CDS encoding redox-sensing transcriptional repressor Rex; translation: MRRIPRYYRYLTDIEKMGTERISSRELSQRMRLTASQIRQDFNCFGGFGQQGYGYNVSELRQELQKILGLNMDHHVIVIGAGNLGQALANYNGFKKDGFLVEGLFDINPRLIGISIRGINIYDLDDLERFTDQNPIQIAAICTPKEKAQEVTDRVIRNGIKGIWNFAAVDITVPQDVVVENVHLSDSLYTLSFRMNDY
- a CDS encoding DUF362 domain-containing protein, whose product is MSRSIGLLGGMDHFVKPGEKVLLKCNLLMKKSPEEATTTHPEVAAAVARLVREAGAVPVLADSPSGLFNVHALRVVYRGCGMEKIARRDHVALNENVGETEVFHPEGKIIRSLTVMEILQEVDAVIDIAKLKTHGMTIYTGAVKNLFGVIPGTAKAEYHLRMKRLEDFSNMLVDICTYVKPVLSVMDAVVGMEGQGPSAGDPRKIGAILASESPFALDVAACSMVGIDPDAVCTIQRARERGLCSSRLQDLTLLGDPMEDLLVRDFRIPEHKHVGMVEQYFGKDSRIGRFINFHFGPRPVFLQEGCIGCGNCAGNCPPKAITMVNHRPEVDLKKCIRCYCCQELCPQKTVAIKRSWLFRIFQ
- a CDS encoding rhomboid family intramembrane serine protease, whose protein sequence is MSDQEDRKDFIEGEYEVVNEKDAREDPGSGGYYSPGFLYMDSRPPYVTYVFLGLNIAAYLLMRIAGAYFNLNQSEQLLVFGAKVNVLIAHGQYWRLLTAMFLHVGLLHLLFNSYALYVYGPVVERLFGKAKFALIYLLSGLTGSLFSYLFSDNSAAGASGAIFGLLGSLLYFRQRNREVFHRVFGTGLLMVIGINLFFGMVQPGIDNWGHIGGLAGGYLVGNAVGLFRESGFQMKKLLTWVLIALIFLFGLWYGGEKYRIGSYPRLPGSPVPEAPQPGNRNTLQREALPDRGIDAKAALTIHGLTEKGREVQGGKRFHYKMRGLHVGTGLSGGVPKHWASGRYGSFCEAGREGITEM
- a CDS encoding galactokinase family protein, producing MHEENFSFQNIHAQLESTETKDLFAKLYGGKEQTVRTQITRYQKLIETYQEQFPDASAPIHLFSTPGRTEVGGNHTDHNAGHVLAAAVHFDTIATAEKTRDNKITICSEGYPEVFQADLSTLEPIPEEKETTTALIRGIAARFRQLGFSIGGFRAYVASSVARGSGLSSSASIEVLLGTILNALYNDDRLAPALLAVVGQYAENIFFGKPCGLMDQMACAVGGFITIDFKDNERPAIRKINFDPAAHGYHMLVVDTGGNHADLTQDYADVPREMKQVAEALGKKVLRELTMEELIENIPTLRKKVGDRAILRAMHFFGDDQRVVRQARALEEDRFRDFLDMVNESGSSSWRFLQNCYSNQNPQEQGVPLALAVTENFIRQKGEGACRVHGGGFAGTIQVYLPDSCLAEYVEQMEKIFGDKAVTILNVRPFGTLHLNPYWNE